TTCTTGAGTCTTCAAGGGTGTACATCCTCTCAAATACTCTTTCAAAATTAGTTTCATCAATACCCTTACCTTTATCCCAAATCTCTACATAGGTAAAGTTATCATCATAGCTTAAATTAAGGCCTATGCATTTACCATCGCTTCCATATTTAATAGCATTAGAAATTAAATTGTTCATTATTCTTTCCAAGGCTTCTAGATTCGCAAATACATAAATATTTGTTTCAGGAATCTCTATATTCACCTCATAACCTTTTGCAGTCAAATTTTCATAAAAATTTAGTATACTCTTTCTACAAACTTCATTGAGGTTAACCCTTGTAATAGGAATCTCTTTATCTCCTGATTCTAGTTTAGCTAAATCAAAAAACTTATTGATAAGTTCAATTACCTCAAGAGTTTTATTGTGCACCTTAGAAAGCAATATTTCTCTTTCTTCGCTTTCGATATCCAGGTCTAGTTTTATTGTTTCAATATACCCTAATACTACCGTAAGTGGAGTTTTCAAATCATGAGAAATATTTGAAAGCATTTTAACCATAGATATTTCTTTTTTTGTATAGTCTGCAAATACCTTTTGACTAAAATCTAAAAGGCTATTAATTGCTATAAGTAATTTTCTAAGCTCTTTAGCCTCAGTAACAACCAAAAGTTTCTCATTAGTTTTTTCACCTACAATTTTATTTAACTTGTTTACAATATACCCCAAATTAGTATTTCTTTCTCTTGCTGATATATATTGAAAAAGTATAATGCAAATTAAAATAACAATGATTATTAATAATATAGTAATCATTTAAATTACCTCCAGCTTGTACCCAATACCCCACAAAGTCTTTATATATTGTGGATTTGAGGGGTCCTCTTCTATCTTTTCTCTTAGCCTTCGGATATGTACATTGATTACATTCTCATCTCCAAAATACTCATCTTTCCAAATAAAACTATAAATTTGGACCTTGGTAAACACTCTATTAGGATTCTGAATAAACAATTTTAAAATATCAAATTCCTTAGAAGTAAGTGCAATAGCTTGATTATTTTTACTAACTAAAAAGTTCCCCACATCTATAGTTAGATTCCCAACCTTCATCACCATTGGGTCTTCTTTTTTTTCATTATTAGAATATTTTGTTGATCTTCTAATAGCGGCTTTTATTCTTGCGGAGAACTCAATCATAGAAAATGGTTTTGCTATATAATCATCTGCTCCCAGTCCTAACCCTATGGCTTTATCCACATCACTGTCTTTAGCCGACATAATTAAAATAGGTACTGAACTTTTTTCCCTGATTATTTTCATAGTTTCTATACCATCTAATTTAGGCATCATTAAATCAAGAATTATTAAATCAAAATCGTAATTTAAATATTTAAGAATAGCCTCTTCACCGTCAAAAGCAGTTTTTACTAAAAATCCATCCTTTATTAAATAATTCTTTACCATTTCGCTAATGGCAATATCATCTTCAACAATTAAAATTTTATTGTGCATAATGTGATACCTCTTTTCCTAGCATTTATTTCAACTTGTTATAGTAATGTTTGAAAAAACTCGAAATATCACCCCCAAAAATTACTCTTATTTATATTTTACTCTATAATTTCAATATTTTATATATGAAATTTAATTACTTTAAAATTGCAAATTTAGAAAAATAACCCGCTTTAAATGCTCTAAACCTCTATTTTATCTACTTCCTTTTTTCTATAATGATTTCTTTAAATTAAATAAATCATTATAGAATTTAATGTTGCATTTTGTATATTCCTTATGTTAGAATAAAATCTGTAAATCACAAAAATACTGGATACGTTTACATAGAAGCATTAATGATATTGCATTTATATATATGTTATAAAAATAAATTTTCTATGATGAATAGTATCCGCGAAATTTAAGGGGGGACTAATTATGACTACTACTACCATGAACAAACGAACTCCATTAACAGAAAACAAACAAAGCTTTCCTGCTGGATTCTGGTTCATCTCATTATTACAAGCATTTGAGAGATTCAGCTATTACGGCATGAGAGGACTTTTAATACTCTTTCTTGCAACCGAGGCCATTAAAGGCGGATTAGGCCTTGACAAAGCATCAGCAGCTGTAATATATGCAAACTTTACAATGTTTGTTTATTTTGCTCCATTATTAGGTGGTTATGTAGCAGACAAATTTTTGGGGAAAAGAAAAACATTTTTTATAGGGTCCATATTAATAGCAGGAGGGATGTTTTTACTCTTTGCTGCTCAAGGAAAACCCATGGTTATCTTATCACTTGCTATAATTACCATTGGTAATGGATTTTGGAAACCTAATATTACATCTATAGTAGGCGATTTCTATGGTAATAATGATCCAAGAAAAGACGGAGCTTACTCCATTTTTTACACATTTATAAATATTGGTGCTTTTTTCGCACCACTTGTATGTGGTACACTTGCAGAAAAAACTTTTGCAGTTACAAAGGGAACAGAAGTAATCAGTTATGGTTATAAGTATGGTTTCCTTGCAGCAGGGGCAGGAATGCTAATAGGAACAATTCTATATATATTATTTGCCAATAAATTGCTTGGTGAAGTTGGAAAATATAACGCAAAGGAATCTCTTGAAAAAGAACTAAGTAAAAAAGCTCTTGCGGCTCATAAACAAAACTTAACAAAAGAAGAAAAGAAAAGAGTCGTTGGAATTTTTGCTCTTGCTTTCTTTGTAATTCTTTTCTGGGCAGGATTTGAACAAGCTGGTTCAAGCTTAACAATTTATACAAATGACTTTATAAACAGAAACGTAGGTGGTTTTGAGGTTCCTACAAGTTGGTTCCAATCTATAAATCCATTCCTATGTGTTGTACTTGGACCACTTTTTGCAATGCTCTTTGTAAGACTTGCAAAAAGACCAAAAGGAGATATACCTACTGCAACTAAAATGGGATATGGCTTGATTCTTCTTGGCATTGGTTTTGCACTTATGGTTGGTGCGGCAATGCAAAGAGGTAATTCAGCAGATGCAGCAATTAAAGCAAATATTCTTTGGCTTATAGGCGCATATACTTTGCACACCGTTGGAGAAATGTTCTTATCTCCAGTTGGACTATCAATGGTTAGTAAGCTTGCACCTAAGCAAATCGCTGCTATTATGATGGGAGTATGGTTCTTTGCTACTGGTCTTGGTAATTACCTTGCAGGTATTTCTGCGGCCCTTGTTGAAACTTGGGGTGGACTTCAAGTATTTGGTTTCGTAGCTGTATTAACAATTTCAGCGGGAGTATTGCTTTGCTTACTTAGCCCAATTTTCATAAACCTTTTGAGAATGGAAGAAATCGAAGAGCAAAAAGAGCTTACTATGTAATTTAACAAGCAATATAAAATAAGGTTTCCCTTAAGTTAAAAAGGGAGACCTTATTTTTAATTTATAAACTTGGAATTCAATGAACCACAAAGCAAATACTCTTCCGATATTAACAGGAAAGGTTAATCCGCCAATACTGTAGAATAATCTACTGATTATACCCAATGCTCTTCATAATAATTAAAGCCGTGTCCTCTATAGCTCTTTTAGTAACGTCAATTGTTAAGCACCTTGTTTTTTTCATAATTTTTTCTGCATAATCTAACTCGTCTAATATTCTTGCATCATTAGCATATTGGAAGCTCGAATTAAGTCCATTAAATTTATCCATCCTATGTTTCCTTATTTCAATAAGAACAAAAGGATCTATTTTGAGGCCTATTATTTTCCTCCCAGGAATATTGTATAACTCCTCAGGAACAGGAATTTCAGGCATTAAAGGTATATTTATTGCTTTAATGCCTTTATTAGCTAAATACATACACAATGGAGTTTTTGAAGTTCTTGAGACACCTATAAGCACTACGTCTGCATGTTTTATTCCATTATAATCCCTACTATCATCATAATGTATAGCAAACTCCATAGCTTCTATTCTTTTATAATACTCCTCATCCATGTTCCATATCGCCCCTGGAATATAGTCTGGCTGTTTACCTAATAACTTAGAAGCCAGGCCTATTCCTGGCCCTAATACATTTGATACAAGTATTCCTTTTTCTACGCATCTTTGAACTAAAAATTCTTTTACATCTACCATTATTATAGTGGAAATAACCATTGCTTTGGAATTAGTATCTATTTTGCTAATAAAATTATTAACATCCTCAGCTGTTTTGATATGTGGTATTTTTTTTACTATTACACTATCTGGAAACTGACTTGCTACCGATTTAGCTACAAGTTCCGCTGTTTCTCCTATTGAATCCGATACCGCATATATTGTTAGCATAAATATCATCTACTTTCTTTTTATTTTTTCTTTTGTAATATAAGGTTAATATAGAAATTAAATTAAATTATCTCTTTTTAATAAATTGAATAAGGTTGGATTTAAGTTAAATTGACTCATTAAAGCATTAACCTCGGTTAGTGCTTTTTCTCTTTTATCCTTAGGTATATTAGCTTTTGAAGCTCTAATTAATATATTTTTAGGAGAATGGGATATATCTATAAATTCTAAAAGCTGAGTTTTATATCCAGCACACTCTAAAAGATTGGCTCTCACTGAATCTGTCATAAGTGCTGAAACTCTTTCTTGAACTATTCCATATCTTGTTAATATGGATAGTGACTCTGTTTTAATTTGGTTGTTAAATTCATGTTGACAACAAGGAACAGAGAAAATCATCTTACTATCCCACTTTATTGCATTATATAATGCATAATCAGTAGCTGTATCACAAGCATGCAAGGTAATAACCATATCAACACTATTATTATATTTGAATCCGTTTATATCCCCTAGTTCAAAATGTAAATTTTCATAATTGTATTTCTTTGCTATATCATTACATTTTTTAATAACATCTTCCTTAAGATCAAGACCAATCATTTTTACATTAATTTTTTTAATTTTAACAAAATAATAATATAACACAAATGTTAAATAAGACTTACCACAACCAAAATCTAATATAGTAAGTTCCTTAAAATCATTATTTTTAACCTCATCATCAATAATTTCAACAAACCTGTTTATTTGCTTATATTTATCATATTTTGAATTAACTACTTTGCCCTCTTTTGTAAAGATACCTAAATCTATAAGAGGCTCTATTATCATACCCTCTTTAAGAATATAATTTTTTTCTTTGTTATGTTCTTTATTATTAAGCTTTACATTATCACTTTTTTTCACACCTAAATGAACTTTACCTTTTTTAGATATTTTCAATTCAAATGTAATTGTATTTGACCAAGCATCAACTTGTTTATAATTAGATGATACATATTCTAAAAGTTTTTGTTCTAAAATATCTATCTCAATATTTTCATGGAAAACTTGCTTGTCAGTGGATTTTTCTATTTGGTAATATTGTTTTACATCATCTTCTTTTAATACAAATGTTATTTTATAGTATGGAGCATCTTTATTAATTTTATTACTAATAACTAATTTTATAATATCCCGTTGTACAATTTCATGGATTGCACCCTTTAATTCTTCCATTTCAACACACCTCATTATTTATTTTAGAATCACCTTACTATATAATTATATCATTAAACATCAACTAATTATTTTTAACATTTTATAGAGCATAAATTATTTAGAACATACAAAAAAGCTTTTAAATCAAGGTTAGAATTAAGTTGCAGTTTCGGTATAAATCCAGTAGAAGGTGAAGCTATAACTTATATTTACGCAAAATAAAAACCACTAAGTTAGACTTAGTGGTTTTTTCTTACCTGGCGACGACCTACTCTCCCACAAGGTTGCCCCTGCAGTACCATTAGCGCATTGAAGCTTAACCGACCTGTTCGGTATGGGAAGGGGTGTTACCTTCATGCCATAATCACCAGATTGAGAAAATTTATATTCTCTCAAAATTGCACAGTGAAATTTTCGCTTTATATATATTAAGGTCAAGCCCTCGACTTATTAGTATTAGTCAGCTGAACATGTTACCATGCTTACACCTCTAACCTATCAACCTGGTGTTCTTCCAGGAGTCTTACTAACACCGTGCTTACGCACGAGTTATGGGAAATCTCATCTCAGGGTGGGCTTCACGCTTAGATGCTTTCAGCGTTTATCCCTTCCAAACATAGCTACCCAGCGATGCCACTGGCGTGACAACTGGTGCACCAGAGGTTTGTCCATCCCGGTCCTCTCGTACTAAGGACAGCTCCCTTCAAATTTCCTACGCCCGCGACGGATAGGGACCGAACTGTCTCACGACGTTCTGAACCCAGCTCGCGTGCCGCTTTAATGGGCGAACAGCCCAACCCTTGGGACCTACTTCAGCCCCAGGATGCGACGAGCCGACATCGAGGTGCCAAACCTCCCCGTCGATGTGGACTCTTGGGGGAGATCAGCCTGTTATCCCCGAGGTAGCTTTTATCCGTTGAGCGATGGCCCTCCCACGAGGTACCACCGGATCACTAAGTCCGACTTTCGTCCCTGCTCCACTTGTAGGTGT
This DNA window, taken from Clostridium estertheticum, encodes the following:
- a CDS encoding sensor histidine kinase, whose translation is MITILLIIIVILICIILFQYISARERNTNLGYIVNKLNKIVGEKTNEKLLVVTEAKELRKLLIAINSLLDFSQKVFADYTKKEISMVKMLSNISHDLKTPLTVVLGYIETIKLDLDIESEEREILLSKVHNKTLEVIELINKFFDLAKLESGDKEIPITRVNLNEVCRKSILNFYENLTAKGYEVNIEIPETNIYVFANLEALERIMNNLISNAIKYGSDGKCIGLNLSYDDNFTYVEIWDKGKGIDETNFERVFERMYTLEDSRNKLYQGSGLGLTITKRLVEKLGGEIYLKSKPHDRTSFTFKLKRITY
- a CDS encoding peptide MFS transporter, with the translated sequence MTTTTMNKRTPLTENKQSFPAGFWFISLLQAFERFSYYGMRGLLILFLATEAIKGGLGLDKASAAVIYANFTMFVYFAPLLGGYVADKFLGKRKTFFIGSILIAGGMFLLFAAQGKPMVILSLAIITIGNGFWKPNITSIVGDFYGNNDPRKDGAYSIFYTFINIGAFFAPLVCGTLAEKTFAVTKGTEVISYGYKYGFLAAGAGMLIGTILYILFANKLLGEVGKYNAKESLEKELSKKALAAHKQNLTKEEKKRVVGIFALAFFVILFWAGFEQAGSSLTIYTNDFINRNVGGFEVPTSWFQSINPFLCVVLGPLFAMLFVRLAKRPKGDIPTATKMGYGLILLGIGFALMVGAAMQRGNSADAAIKANILWLIGAYTLHTVGEMFLSPVGLSMVSKLAPKQIAAIMMGVWFFATGLGNYLAGISAALVETWGGLQVFGFVAVLTISAGVLLCLLSPIFINLLRMEEIEEQKELTM
- a CDS encoding pyruvate, water dikinase regulatory protein is translated as MLTIYAVSDSIGETAELVAKSVASQFPDSVIVKKIPHIKTAEDVNNFISKIDTNSKAMVISTIIMVDVKEFLVQRCVEKGILVSNVLGPGIGLASKLLGKQPDYIPGAIWNMDEEYYKRIEAMEFAIHYDDSRDYNGIKHADVVLIGVSRTSKTPLCMYLANKGIKAINIPLMPEIPVPEELYNIPGRKIIGLKIDPFVLIEIRKHRMDKFNGLNSSFQYANDARILDELDYAEKIMKKTRCLTIDVTKRAIEDTALIIMKSIGYNQ
- a CDS encoding response regulator transcription factor, with the protein product MHNKILIVEDDIAISEMVKNYLIKDGFLVKTAFDGEEAILKYLNYDFDLIILDLMMPKLDGIETMKIIREKSSVPILIMSAKDSDVDKAIGLGLGADDYIAKPFSMIEFSARIKAAIRRSTKYSNNEKKEDPMVMKVGNLTIDVGNFLVSKNNQAIALTSKEFDILKLFIQNPNRVFTKVQIYSFIWKDEYFGDENVINVHIRRLREKIEEDPSNPQYIKTLWGIGYKLEVI
- a CDS encoding class I SAM-dependent methyltransferase, producing the protein MEELKGAIHEIVQRDIIKLVISNKINKDAPYYKITFVLKEDDVKQYYQIEKSTDKQVFHENIEIDILEQKLLEYVSSNYKQVDAWSNTITFELKISKKGKVHLGVKKSDNVKLNNKEHNKEKNYILKEGMIIEPLIDLGIFTKEGKVVNSKYDKYKQINRFVEIIDDEVKNNDFKELTILDFGCGKSYLTFVLYYYFVKIKKINVKMIGLDLKEDVIKKCNDIAKKYNYENLHFELGDINGFKYNNSVDMVITLHACDTATDYALYNAIKWDSKMIFSVPCCQHEFNNQIKTESLSILTRYGIVQERVSALMTDSVRANLLECAGYKTQLLEFIDISHSPKNILIRASKANIPKDKREKALTEVNALMSQFNLNPTLFNLLKRDNLI